In Babylonia areolata isolate BAREFJ2019XMU chromosome 10, ASM4173473v1, whole genome shotgun sequence, the following proteins share a genomic window:
- the LOC143286310 gene encoding uncharacterized protein LOC143286310, with protein MKSKKESKEDPIAADIPHYHTDDEAYLSNYRGYQGPSDGANGVPLSTISARSRENLNSSSTFIQERPSSYGLLSCLSAFFCCCPVGIAALCYSCKARCAKHDGDFEDARIMGRQARDIAIASVVLGVFLLLITVLIVILLWQTVGFDF; from the exons ATGAAATCCAAGAAAGAGTCGAAAGAAGATCCAATCG CGGCAGACATCCCGCACTACCACACGGACGATGAGGCCTACCTGTCCAATTACCGTGGTTACCAGGGACCCTCTGATGGGGCCAACGGGGtacctctctccaccatctctgcCAGGAGTAGG GAGAACTTGAACAGTTCGTCAACATTCATCCAAGAGAGGCCCAGCAGTTACGGTCTCCTCTCCTGCCTCTCcgccttcttctgctgctgtcctGTGGGCATCGCTGCCTTGTGTTACTCCTGTAAG gCGAGGTGTGCCAAGCACGATGGAGACTTCGAAGACGCACGAATCATGGGTCGTCAGGCTCGAGACATCGCCATTGCCAGCGTCGTCCTCGGcgtgtttcttcttctcatcaccgttctcatcgtcatcctcctgtgGCAAACTGTGGGATTTGATTTCTGA